The Puntigrus tetrazona isolate hp1 chromosome 13, ASM1883169v1, whole genome shotgun sequence genome contains the following window.
TTGTTTCAGATATCGAGAGTACTCAAAgccacctttaaaaaaaacagcagataaAAAACAATGATGACTTCTATGTTTATCTCACATATTACAATCCTGCCATTCAAAATTGACTTCTAGAGTGACAAAATGACTTCATTACTAAAATGTCCAGCTACATTTGAGATTTTTTAAGATCCAGTACAGTATGTTATGTCGTAATCATAGGATGTCCAAGTTTGTTATATTAAACATCACAGATCAACTTTTTTGGACGCATCATGTTGCCCTTATATCTTGTTGTTGTAGGAAAATTATCATTGTTATTGTTCTTGGATACACTATCTAGCTTGGCATACAGTGTTTGTGTCATCTTACCCTGTCTTCCATAGCCAACAATCTCACAGTAGAATCCTGTGGGAAGCATCTGCTGGAAAGGGGGAAGACATGCAGTCCTCACAGAAGATGTCTGCACTGCACATTGTCCGTTGCTGCCCTCTATCTTCAAAAGAGCTAAAAGAAGGGATTTGCACGACTTATTATTCATGCACTACTCTTTTAATTGTTGGAACAATCGAATATAAAGCAAACATACCAATGTCGTTATTGAAGTCTTCAACTTTGTAATCGTAGTCCTCATGGATCACAAGTTTGCTCACGTTGAACCGCTGCTCTTTGACAGTGTCTGTTTCATTGATGGCATTCTTTCCCAGATAGACCGAGTATCTCATTATGCGTGTTCTCTTACTGTTTAAAGCAAAGAAACAGTCAAATTATATGACATTATATGATGACAATGCAATGACATTAAATTAGCTgcattatgcttttttattacaCCCTTTAATCTGAGAGCAGGATTGAGTGATAACTTATTAGTTTCTAATTGGCTACCCACAAACTGTGGCATTATTACCAAAAGGACCTTTGCGATCTACATGCAGGTTACCACCCAgacagtttaaaagttttttttttactcacaatTTTACTGCCACTTTGGCACCATCTTGCAACTTAGGCAACAATATTAGTAAAAAATCACCTCACagaactttattattattattaatacggTTGAAGTGTGAAGTAAAGTGTCTTGTTGATACTGTTCGTCTTGTTGAAGTGTTCGTCTTGATAAGCTGATTGTTTTGTATGCTACAGTGGACTATTTTGGACTATTAGTGGATGTTTTCAGATAATATTTGATGAGTTATGAGCAGAATGATGCTCTGTCAGCAAgtcattattgcaaaataatgcTGACAGGGTGATAAAAGACCCAGACCCCGAAGCGGACTGTGCATTGACTGAGTACTTGTATAGAAGGTCAGATTTTTCTGTTAACAACAGGGTGACATACCCGTCAGGGAAGCAGTGGGCTGCAGTGAGGATCCAGCATGGGGAAATAAGAGTTCCTCCACAAATGAATCCCTCTCCTTTGAAGATAGCTGCAATCCAAGGCTGTGACTCAACAGTTGACCTTGATCCTCCTATAATCTTTGTAAGGCGGTTCAAGCGTCGCTCCCCACACGTCGATTCTGAATAATGAAGAAACGTTAGAGACAGGAAGTCTGTGAGAAGATTTTCTAGCCTAAGATAACCATAGTTGGGGATCTTCCAAAAATTGCCACTAAATGATTTTTAGAGTTTAGAATAGACGATAAAAAGTAAATTGGTCGTAATTTTACCTGTGTCCTGCTTAGGTGGGTCAGATGTGGGTGGACTCATGGTGGCTGCATAAACAAGTGTAAGTTATATTAATCAAACTGCTATCAGTATTTCCCATGACTTAAATGGTCAAAAGAGATAGACTTCTACTTACTTGGTTTCAATTCCCTCAGGGAAATGTCACAGTATTGCCGAATATAACGGTTTCTTCTCTTCACAAAGCACCATGGCTGAATCCTGTTGTCTGGATTCCTAAAACGGCAAAATCCAGAGGTCTTAGACTTTTTAGAAATCCCACAATGGCGTTAAAATAATCAGTTTTCACTCTGCATTAATGGACAacagaaaatagaaatatagaatACCTGCAGTTGTTATGATAGCAGTTCCTGAAGGAGGGGTATTTGCTTGATAATATATTCCATGGTAAACATTTCAGTCCATTGACTGTCACTGACACTTCGTTCTTGCTCTTCTCGCTTCTGTCAAGTATGCACTTATCTGAAAAGAGGAAAGTCATAATTAAACCTATACTGTGCATTCACATGCTAAAACCCTAATAGCATGGAAAACTTtaacaatgtgaaaaaaaaaacatttaccctTTTCTCGAGCAGAAGTGTCTTTTCTCCAAGGGATTTTAGTCTAAAACCAGAAATACTAATATTAGCTGTGTGGGTAAAAAGGTTCATTCTATTTAAAGAGCTTTCGTAAACactaaaaggtacaaaagctgttacTGGAGCAGTACCTTttggtccattttggtaccttaatagtacatattagtacttaaagtgtacatatttgaatctAATTGGTACAAAATTGCACCTTTTAAAAAGATAGCATCCCAGTGACAGGTTTTCAGTGTGTAGGAAGTGagaagttttgtttttccactTACTGTTTCAGTAAAGTGTAGGGCGCATGTCAACAGCAGCATAAGTATACACTTCATCTTGACTGCAAAccaatgttttccttttttggaaatcctaaaaacattttgaagaagTAAGTTATATATTCATAGGGCACGTGCTCTCTCACCACACACAGGGGGATTTCAAGTTAACaggaacatttttaaaggtgacaaataaaacaaacaagcatcGCTAAGAAAATCATACGAATTTGCAAGCACTCATTTTAGACACATTACTGTAATGACATGTACAGCAGTGAAAATGATACATTATATTTGCTGTTACTAGTCCACTTAcagtagtaaaaataaaagttgcattAAAAAACCTTAAACATCCCATTTCTAAAAGCAAAGGGCTAAAGgtactttacaatttaaaaacttttttttcatttattacattgttCCTCATACAAAGAttaaaattgttcttttaagaactttttattattctttgtgGAACCCAAAATCTGCATTGTTTTATGTGCAAAATGGCAAGGatcaacatatttaaatgtaattctaaTTCATTCATATTCCCACATGCAACATGTATAAATCAAGAACAATGAAAAATAGCatattctgaaataatttatttggtGCTTACCTTCCTGATAGTATGGTTGATTTGCTTAGCTGCAGTGTAGAGCTGCACTGGGCTTCCTGAGCACTTGCTGTGATGTTCCTGTTAGTGTTCCTCGCTTTATAGTGACGAGGCTATGATTGGCTGAGGGGGGCCTGGCCTCAGGCAAACTGGCACATGCGCTGTGCACTAAGCCATGAGATAGTCGTGTAACCTCATACTGTGACTCATGCTAAATTACTCAAGATCTCTTCCCCTTTTTGATACATAAAACACTGTGAAGAGGAAATATTCCAAATAGGGACTTTGCCCCTGAAGCAATGACAATCACtgtgttttttatattgcaCTGGCCATTTCACAACATGctttcagaattaaaaaaattaaaagtgattacgtatataaagtgttttctgtGACTAGTAAAACCGGGTAGCTTGTATGGGTTAATATGTTGTTGAGATCTTCAGATTCATTGGATATCAAAACAGATGTGTGTTGTGGTTGTCACATACATCTAGGTGATTCATTTGCTTTCGGTCAATTTTAACCCAGacaatctatttttaaaattacagagTAATGCAACACAATGAAATCACATTTCTTCATTGTTTTCTAACATCCGGAAGCAATCGCATATGTTTTTAATCTCTGCCCCTCTGCGTGCCATGGTTTGCATGCCTGATTTATTATAAAGTTGAAATCCCGGGAttttatgtgatatttaattttttgcaatttccaaatttttttttttttttttttatcactctAAAGCATTTTTCTCAATCTCATATGCTTTATCATCTTATGCTGCTCTGGTGTATCTGGACTTCATTTTGTAAGATCTATACATGATAAATGAGGGGGTTTCATGAATGAGAGCGCTAGAGGAGATGATGTCACCTCTCCATCACCTTAAGAAATGTGCAGACATTTAAGAAATATGCAGACACCCATTTCCTGTTCAGCACACTGCTAAACTTCCAGTGTTGCTGGTGTTTAACTTCTTTAATGATAAAATCTGATGCGTCAGCTAAATGTTTGAATCACCTTTTATGATGTTGCCCATCAGAATGGCTTTGTTGGTAAAAAGCTTGAAGTTGCCTTTTGGAAAAGTTTGATCTTGGACTCATTTGTTGGgttgaattaattacagaacTATACAGCTCTGTCTTGCAAAAACTGTGACtaaattcatatgaatttatACCTCATGCTCATCACTAGATGACATTCATTAAGAAAATATGCAGATGCAGCATATCTGACATTAGGAAATCAGTAGAAATTATTATCTCTACTTGACCAGCTGATGTAGCCTTTATTGGCCAACGTCCTTGACAAAGATAAAGATATGTTTCTTTagaagatttaatttaaaataaaaaaaaatatttatacatcatttaGGGTTTCTTAGTTGAACAAAATTAggttatatacagtatatatgtgtgtgtttagacgTCAACTGTTCAACGCTACTAATGAGTCTTGAGCACCATCTCCTGGTCATTGATGTTAATATTTACTCATGCTCGGactttaatttgttaaaataacatCTGAATATAGgcttatatgtgtgtgtgtgtgtgtgtgtgtgtgtgtgtgtgtgtatatatatatatatatatatatatatatatatatatatatatatatatatatagagagagagagagagagagagagagagagagagagagagaaaggggagAGAGTCCCCACGGGAGAGAGTTAAGACAAATTTATTAGCTCCCTAAATATTTGACTCCAGTGCtgtttaatagattttttttaatacagcattTCGAAACATAATACTTAATTTTGGAGTGTTTGTAATACAAATAGATAATACAATTATGAAtgaattgaatgaaaaaaaagtctacAGGTCAAAATTATTAGCCCTCTCAGGTTAGTGGTCAATGGTGTATCCCTTTTTCTTGATTGCAGCCTTTAGTTGTTTGTTGTAGTTCTCAAcaggtttctttttatttagttggtCTCCTGGCATGGACTCTTCAGTGAGCTCCACAGATTTTGATCTTTGTGCAGGCCAGTCGATGATGTTCACTTCACTCATTTGGAGGTAGTTCCTTACTAGAAGTGAAGTATGCTTTGAGTCACTGGGAGACAAAATGTTGGCCTAAACCATCTTTTGTTGCAGATTACCTGAGGTTTTCTAATCATATACTCTTCTGTTTTCTTGATTCCTTATAGTCTGACGAGATTCcagctccaaacacacacagcattacACTGCTATCTCCATGCTGGAGGTGGTGTTCTTTGGTTGAGCACCTGTCTCTTCTTTCTTCAAACAGCTCTATGACCAAATAATTCTAGTTTTGTCTCGCCTGACCAAAGGGCATGTTTCTAATATGCATAATTTTTCTCCAGGTCGTCCTTTAAACATCAGTCTTGGAGTTGTCTTTTCTTCAGGAGTGGATTTTTTTCTTGGTCAGCAACCTCACTGTCCATTCCTGTCCAGGCCTTTAGTGTCCGTCTTCACTTAGACATCAATACCAGGCTTGGCCTCATTCACTAGTTTTCCTGACAAAGTCTTTGAAAACTTTCACTTCCTGCTAAAACTCTTTGATAAACGTGTATATGCTTCTCCTCTTTTGAGAGCATTAACAATTATTTATCTAAACAaatttcttttgtctttgtttttgacAGTACGtattattttacttgttgttTTGCCAGGTTTGCCAATCCTCAGCTTACAGtgtcatttaaagaaattaattaggCAAGTTAGGTTGGTTAGCCAAGTCATTAGCGGTTGGCCATCTGCGTTGGCTTTAATGGCTCCAGCCCAATGACACAACAAAGTGAAAGTCCTGGAGCGTGAGGAACCGTTGGTGTGCGGTCAGTGACCAGGGTACCACTTCTGGCCAAGGCGGTAGTAGCTAAGCTCCAGGGCTGCCCACGTGACGGCCAGGGTCTTCTTAAAGTTAAAGGTAAATGGGTGCAGAGCCAGAGGTGGTTTTGAAATTTATACAAGCAGCTGATCGTAACCAGTGCAAACCGATGGACAGATGTGATGTGCGTCCTTTTCAGCTCATTAAAGATTAATCTTGCAGCAGTATTTTGGATTAACTGTAGAGGTTTGATGGAATTGGCTGGAAGACATGCCAAGAGAGCATTGCAATAGTCAActcctgacaaaaaaaatagcttGAACAAGGAGTTGTGTTACATGTCCCAAAACAAAGGGCCTGGCTTTCCTATACTGTACAAAGTAAATCTTCAGGAAGCAaaatcttttgtattttttactttctgtatACCTTTTATGTCTTATCCTATTTTGGTTTTTATGAATCGTTTGTCCATAGATTTATATAGGACACGTACAGAGAGCTCACAAGGAATTATGGTTTGAAGATCTGAACAATTTTGCGTCACTGGAGTTACTTTCACAGTACCATTTTGCGAAGGTCCTCGCCGTCCGCCCTGACTTGAGATCAGCTCCACAAAATTAGTTTAGGCTTTCTTTATATTGCATCGGCCATGACCAGCTGATCTGAGATCAGAGCTGATGAAACCCAGGCGGCTCCTGACGCAGCGCGCATGCGCGGATATTGTTTCGCTTTTGACTGGAGTAGCAGCTGACTGGCGTGGCCGCGGTCAACAACAGTTTTCACAACAGTGCGCCAGTCAGCGCTACTGTATCCAATCATCAATTTAGGGCAGCGAGTTTTAGCTGTTTTAATATTCAGGTGTTCTCTGGTCCTCGTTTTGTCGCGCCCGGTGTTATGAAAAGCTGACATTTGGAGGCTTGTAAGAGACTGCAGGCTAACAGTTCACATCGAGTTGTTTACGTGTAGCTAGTTAGCCAGTTAGCAAATCTGATATGCGATGCTCGTTTTAGGATGAAATGGATAGCTTTGTTGTCTCTCATGAATTAATACGCTCGATTGACAGGTCTCTCAATTTTCCACATCAGATGTGGTCGGTTCAAGCAAGTTAGAAACACAAACCGACGCAAGGTAAGTCAACACCGGCTGACACTTTGGATTAGCTCGCCTGCTAGCTATGTCATAATATCCAAGTAAATATTAATCCATAGATAAGAATATTTCACTTATTAAGCGTCGTCTACTTTATTTCGAATAAAAAGGCCTCTTTGTAAGGCCTACATCGTGATAAAACACGAGAAGCTGTCATGGTATTGAAAGAAGCCATTATAAATGTG
Protein-coding sequences here:
- the plaua gene encoding plasminogen activator, urokinase a, whose translation is MKCILMLLLTCALHFTETTKIPWRKDTSAREKDKCILDRSEKSKNEVSVTVNGLKCLPWNILSSKYPSFRNCYHNNCRNPDNRIQPWCFVKRRNRYIRQYCDISLRELKPTTMSPPTSDPPKQDTESTCGERRLNRLTKIIGGSRSTVESQPWIAAIFKGEGFICGGTLISPCWILTAAHCFPDGKRTRIMRYSVYLGKNAINETDTVKEQRFNVSKLVIHEDYDYKVEDFNNDIALLKIEGSNGQCAVQTSSVRTACLPPFQQMLPTGFYCEIVGYGRQGGFEYSRYLKQAQVRLISQNDCQNKYYSKDEVKENMLCAAGRDWDEDACKGDSGGPLVCDINNTMFLFGIISWGKDCGKKFNPGVYTKVSNYNNWISQHTSLPKKYTAGSRYPQKD